One genomic segment of Thermodesulfobacteriota bacterium includes these proteins:
- a CDS encoding M20/M25/M40 family metallo-hydrolase — protein sequence MIGRYLTHLLLLFFLILPFSAESHKNVENPGITAQEILSHVRYLASDELKGRKAGTEGCEKAADYIATNFKRIGLKPLGENGTYLQDFSFTSGIKLGKRNYFAIESRNRRSELEPGSDFLPLGFSASGNIHGELVFAGYGISAPKLNYDDYTELDVRDKIVMVLRYTPDPKSPFFEFASLRYKAINAREKGAKGIIFVAPFSQEEEYLGGLRYDLSFTDSGIQAVMLKKAIAEEIFRAVGENGKDLELKLSKKKTHSFYMPGVKVHIQTELIKENSVTSNVVGFLPGSDPYSKNEVIIVGAHYDHIGLGDRASRGIEDRTKGKIHNGADDNASGVAGLLELADYFSHNRSSLKRSILFIAFSAEELGLLGSSHYVKNPAIPLERTVAMINMDMIGRMEKDTLTVLGAGSSPRWKPLLDKANSNFNLALKISDSGFAPSDQTVFYARDIPVLQFFTGVHQDYHTPDDDWQKINTEGIKKILELISGLIWELDGMPTRIAFSAVKEEQKTPTRFSVYLGTIPDYSEEPDGVKLMGVKKGSPAEKAGLRRSDIIIGLDQKTIKNIYDYVYALGQTKPGIPTEVVVLRGNRRMTLSIVPEPRPNLN from the coding sequence ATGATAGGACGCTATCTCACCCATCTTTTACTACTTTTCTTTTTAATTCTTCCTTTTTCGGCCGAAAGCCATAAAAACGTAGAAAACCCCGGTATAACCGCTCAAGAAATCCTGTCCCATGTACGTTATCTGGCTTCAGATGAATTAAAGGGAAGAAAGGCCGGGACAGAGGGATGCGAAAAAGCCGCTGACTACATTGCCACCAACTTCAAGAGGATTGGACTAAAGCCCTTAGGAGAGAACGGGACTTATTTACAGGATTTTTCGTTTACATCGGGCATCAAACTAGGAAAGAGGAACTATTTCGCGATAGAATCAAGGAACAGGAGATCAGAACTGGAACCGGGCAGTGATTTTCTTCCCCTAGGATTCTCAGCAAGCGGCAATATACATGGAGAACTGGTCTTTGCCGGATATGGAATAAGCGCCCCCAAGCTCAACTACGATGACTATACGGAATTAGATGTAAGGGACAAAATCGTCATGGTACTACGTTATACCCCTGACCCTAAAAGTCCATTTTTTGAATTTGCCTCACTACGCTACAAGGCCATTAACGCAAGGGAGAAGGGTGCAAAGGGAATAATATTCGTTGCGCCTTTCTCTCAAGAAGAAGAGTACTTAGGGGGTTTGAGATATGATCTTTCTTTCACCGATTCAGGAATTCAAGCCGTAATGCTGAAAAAGGCCATCGCCGAGGAAATCTTCAGAGCCGTGGGAGAAAATGGAAAAGACCTGGAGTTGAAGCTATCGAAGAAAAAAACCCATTCCTTCTACATGCCCGGGGTAAAAGTCCATATTCAAACCGAACTCATAAAAGAAAACAGCGTTACTTCTAATGTAGTAGGCTTTTTGCCGGGATCAGACCCCTATTCAAAAAACGAAGTGATAATCGTGGGGGCCCACTACGACCACATAGGCTTGGGGGACAGGGCATCCAGGGGTATAGAGGATAGGACTAAAGGGAAGATTCACAACGGAGCGGATGACAACGCTTCGGGGGTCGCCGGACTCTTAGAACTCGCTGACTATTTCTCTCATAATAGAAGCTCACTCAAGAGAAGTATCCTTTTCATCGCCTTTTCGGCGGAAGAACTAGGCCTTCTTGGCTCATCTCACTATGTCAAAAATCCGGCAATTCCATTGGAAAGAACGGTGGCCATGATCAATATGGATATGATTGGCCGAATGGAGAAGGATACGCTCACTGTCCTAGGTGCAGGCTCATCCCCCCGATGGAAGCCCCTTCTTGATAAGGCCAATTCGAATTTCAATTTAGCCTTAAAGATATCCGATTCCGGTTTTGCCCCCAGCGACCAGACGGTATTTTATGCACGGGATATCCCGGTGCTCCAGTTTTTTACCGGAGTGCACCAGGATTACCACACGCCGGACGATGATTGGCAGAAAATCAATACCGAAGGAATAAAGAAAATCCTTGAACTCATTTCCGGTCTTATTTGGGAACTGGATGGAATGCCCACCAGGATCGCTTTTTCCGCAGTAAAAGAGGAACAAAAGACCCCCACCCGCTTCAGCGTTTATTTAGGTACCATACCGGATTACTCCGAAGAACCGGACGGCGTAAAACTCATGGGAGTGAAGAAGGGGAGTCCGGCGGAGAAAGCTGGTCTTAGAAGGAGCGATATAATAATCGGACTGGACCAAAAGACAATAAAGAACATATACGACTATGTTTATGCCCTAGGTCAAACAAAACCAGGAATCCCAACCGAGGTTGTAGTTCTAAGGGGCAATAGACGTATGACCCTGAGCATCGTTCCCGAGCCGAGACCTAATTTGAATTAA